A region of the Roseiflexus sp. RS-1 genome:
CTGTTCGCCGAAATTCGTCGTATCACCACGCGCCCGTGGGCGATTATGGAAGTGTGCGGCGGGCAGACGCATTCGATCATTCGCAATGGCATCGATCAGCTTCTGCCTGAAGAGATCGAGTTGATCCACGGTCCTGGCTGCCCGGTGTGCGTCACGCCGCTGGAGATCATCGACAAGGCGCTGGCAATCGCTTCCCGCCCCAACGTCATCTTCTGCTCATTCGGCGATATGCTGCGCGTGCCGGGGAGCGCCAAAGACCTGTTTCGCGTGAAGAGCGAAGGCGGCGATGTGCGGATCGTCTACTCCCCGCTCGATGCTGTGCGCCTGGCGCAGCAACACCCCGACCGCGAGGTTGTCTTCTTCGGCATCGGGTTCGAGACGACCGCGCCTGCCAATGCGATGGCGGTGTTGCAGGCGCACCGTCTGGGACTGCGCAACTTTTCGATGCTGGTATCCCACGTTCTGGTGCCGCCAGCGATTTCAGCCATCATGGAGTCGCCGACAAACCGGGTGCAGGGGTTTCTGGCTGCCGGGCATGTGTGCAGCGTCATGGGCACCTGGCAGTACCAGCCGCTCGTTGAGCGCTACCGTGTGCCGATTGTGGTGACCGGTTTTGAACCGCTCGATGTGCTGGAAGGCATTCGCCGCGTCATTCTGCAACTCGAATCGGGGCGCGCCGAACTCGACAACGCCTACGAGCGCGCCGTGCGATCCGAGGGAAACGTTGCGGCACAGCAGGTGTTGTCTGAGGTGTTCGAGGTGACCGACCGGGCATGGCGCGGCATTGGGGTCATCCCGCAGAGCGGCTGGCGTTTGCGCGACGCATACCGCGCCTACGACGCTGAGACGCGCTTCGCCGTGAGCGACATTCAGACGCGCGAGTCGCCGATCTGTCGCAGCGGTGAGGTGCTCCAGGGCATGCTCAAGCCCAACCAGTGCGCTGCATTCGGCAAGGAATGCACACCACGCACACCACTCGGCGCGACGATGGTGTCGAGCGAAGGCGCATGCGCAGCCTACTACCAGTACGGACGCTTCATCAAAGCTGAAGAGGTGGGAGTAGCGCGATGAGCGACGGGCTGAACTTCGAGGGATGGGTCTGTCCGCTGCCGCTACGCGATCACCCGAACATCATTATGGGGCATGGCGGCGGCGGCAAACTCTCGGCGGAACTGATCGAACACCTGTTTCTGCCAGCGTTTGCAGAGGCGGGTGCAGTCGATATGGGAGACGCAGCGCTGATCACGGTCGGCGGGATGCGCCTGGCATATTCGACCGACTCGTTCGTGGTGCGGCCGCTCTTCTTTCCCGGCGGTAACATCGGTGAACTGGCAGTGAACGGCACCGTCAACGACATTGCCATGCGCGGCGCGCAGCCGCTCTTCCTGAGCGCCGGGTTCATCCTGGAAGAAGGGATGTCGCTTGATCGCCTGGCGGCAATCGCGGGCAGCATGGGAGCGGCTGCGCGCCGCGCCGGGGTGAAACTGGTCGCTGGCGACACCAAGGTCGTTGATCGTGGTCACGGCGACGGGGTCTATATCAACACCAGCGGCTTCGGCATCATCCCGGAAGGGGTCGATATCGGTCCGACGCGGGCGCAACCGGGAGACGTGATTATCGTCAGCGGAACCATCGGTGATCACGGTATCGCCATTCTCAGTGTGCGGGAGGGGCTGGAGTTCGGCGCGCCGATCGAATCCGACACGGCGCCGCTCAACGGACTGGTTGCCGATATGCTCGATGAAACCCGCACCATCCACGTGCTGCGCGATCCCACCCGCGGCGGCGTGGCGTCGGCGCTCAACGAAATCGCGCGCGCCTCACAGGTCGGCATCGTGATCGATGAGCGCAAACTGCCGGTGCAGGATGCAGTGCGCGCCGCATGTGAATTGCTCGGCATGGATCCGATCTACGTGGCGAATGAGGGGAAACTGATCGCCATCGCGCCCCCCGCCGACGCCGACCGGCTGCTGGCGCGGATGCGGGCGCATCCGCAGGGGCGACAGGCAGCCATCATCGGGCACGTGACTGCCGATCATCCGGGTATTGTGGCGGCACGCACCGGTATCGGCGGAACCCGGATTGTCGATATGATGGTGGGGGAACAATTGCCGCGGATCTGCTGATCCTTCGTCTCAGGGTGTCGTCGCTTCGAGCAGGTCGAGGTTAACGCCCCAGACGCGCAGCGGTTTGCTCTCCTGAGAGACGAGTTGGAGCGTTGTTTTGCCGGGACGAAGGTGCAGTTCAACGCTCACCGTCTGCATTCCTGCCTCAAGCGCCCATTCCGTGCGCTGGTCGCCTTCCAGATCCTGGAGCAGCAAGCGCCCTGCGCCTTCCGCCTCGAGGCGCAGGTGCAGCCGTATGCGACACGGTTCGGAACTGTAGACATGCAGGTGCGCTGCCTGCGAAAATGTCCGACTGACTGCCTCACCTTCTAACCATCCCAGTTCGTCAGCCCAGGTTGCCTGATCCAGCACTTCTCTGACCGAACGCCCGTCAACCAGTCGCGGCTCATCCCATCCTGCACCGACGCCGATAAACGGAACGGTGGTGGTCGGCGTCGATGCGCGGTAGACGAGCACGCTGCCATACGACTCCTGATTTCCAAGCCAGAAGGAGCGCCGCAAGCCTGACGCCGTGAAATTATCAGAAGCTTTCACGAATGCAACATCGCGAAGCGGAGGTTGATAGCCGGCCACCGTCTCTGCTATCCGCATCATTCTGCCGTAGCGCAACGCGCCACCAGCCGAGTAGAGCATAAGATAGCGGATATTGAAATAATGGAACACGCTTGGTGCAACGACCTCCATTTCCTGCTTAATGATGTCTGGCGCCGGTTTGGCATATGCCAGTGCGCGCAAAACAGGGAGTTCGTCCAATATGGCATACGGCAATCGTCGTGCCGTGTGTCCACCCACCAGGGGCTTTTCGTGAATGGTCTGATAGAGCATATAAAACGGACTGGTTGCTGAGTAGAGCGGCGCTTCCATCACTGCGAACGTCCCCGGTTCGCGGGCGATCTCCCAATAGTATGGAGGGATATATATACCAACCAGCGGAAACGGCAGTGTCAGATTATCCAGCGCCAGCAGCGCAATGAAACCCGCGACGATCAGACGTGTCTTGAGAGCAGCAAACTGTCGGGGTCTGGGAGGCGACAGTGCATTGTACGATGTCTGGAGTATCATCAGAATTGCACGCATTCCCAGGGCGGATAGGATGGCAAGCGCCACCATTGCAACGGCTATGAACCTTATCGGAAAGCGAAAGATGACGATAAATGGAAGTTCAAAAAGGATGGCGGCGGGCAGGGGAACACCGCTATTCCAGCCAGCAATCTGCAAACGTGGTCCCATCGCCAGCAGAGTAAACATCACAACACTCGCCGCCCAAAACGCCCGCTCACGTCCGGCGCGGATCCCCAAACCTGCCAGCGCCAGAGCGACCAAGCCAAGATAAGCTGTCTTGTTCTGAATGTATAACTCAGCTTTGTACGATTGCGCCTGCTCTGCAAATGTTCCCCAGAGCGGATGCAACTGACTGGGAATGAAGAGGTCTGCCAGATCGACCGAATGATCCAGCCGAAAGTTCGGTCCTCCCTCTGTAGCGGCAGTCGGCACATCCAGCGACGCACGCGCCGTTGCAATAATCAGTGGTGATGCCAGAGCGAGTGCGACGACGAGCGCACCGAGCAAAGGCGCGATTGCCTTCAAACGCGCCGGAAACTGCGCTCTCGCATACAGATGCCCCAGGTGTTCGGGCGCCGCAATAATCCAGCAGCTGTACCATCCGGTCCAGATGAGAATGAAGAGGAAATACTGCCAGTCTGCCAGCAGATTCAATCCCAGCGCCAGACCGGCAAGGAGCGTGTTCCGCAGGGACGGGCGGTGCACTGTGCGGCGCAGCGCCAGCATTGCCAGAGGCAAAGGCCACGCGGCAACCAAATTAGCATGTCCTCCCGCCACCTGGGAGAGAAGATAACCGCTGCACGCAAAGACCACACACCTCCAACCAGAGCCGCAGGAAGACTGCCGGTGACGTCGAGCGCCAGAAGATACGTGCATAGACCGCACAACGTAAGCGACGCCAGAATAGCGGCATTGTACGTAGCAGCCAGGTTAGGTAACAATGACAGGCAGGGTAATGAGAAATTGATGGGTAGAAGGCGGCAAAAGGGATCGCCAAGCATTTGGGTGGCAATGACAGGTAGCGTGATAAGAAAATTAATGGGGTTGAGTGTGTGCAGCAGCAGGCTGGCGCCCTGGGGGTAATAGAGCATCGGCGTAAAATAAGGATCGTCGCCGTGAATCAGCGCTCTGCGCAACCACCACAAATTCCACATATTTACCCACGAGTCAACTCCATTACCAGGAACGGCTCTGGTCAGATACAGCGCCAGCGGCAATGTCATCAAAATCGCCAGCGCGAAGTAAAGGACGAGAGGAACGAAGAAACTTCGCAGATGAGCAATCTGCCGACTGTCGCCGTATTCGCGCATAGGGTTTATAGTTTGTCTATTGATAAGTTCGCAGCAGGCGACTATTATATCACGACACCGTCACGGCACTTTCTTGTGACAGAAACTGATGCCTCGTTTCATAAGAAGAGAGCCTTCGACCGATGGAACCGGTTTCCTGGATCTGCTCGTGCTTTTATCTTCTCCCCGATCTGCCGCCTTCCCCCGCAATACCCTTACAGCGGTAGATTTTTTGGCAAGCCTCTGAGTGCCATCTCCCGTTTCAGCTATCAGGATGCCCAAACTCCCCCTTCTCCCACACGGGGTTGAAAGGGGGGGGATTTAGGGCGATTTCAGGCATTGGGACGGGTCATCGATATGCATGGTTACGCTGTCACCTATTTTGGGCAAGGGCTCCGGGCGCAACCACAAGCGGACCCAACAACGCCCTTGCGCCAGCAACCAGCGCAGGCGCCGACCTGCCCCCCGCCGGAGCAGGCTGATCACCCGCTGCGCCGTGCCGCTCCAGCGACGGCGCAGCGGTGCGCCCGTCGTCGGCGGCGCCCGCCGCAAGCGACCGGGCGGAACCCCCTGCTGTTCTGCATCTTCGATCCGCGTGCCGACGGCCACCGTCCACCGCGTGACCGTCGCCACCACCAGATACTGCCAGGCCACCGCATCCGGGTCCGTCACCTGACCGCGTTGCCAGTCCCAGCCCATCGACGTACTTTGGCGGAAGCCCGCCTCGTCCCAACTGCGCAGGGCATACCACGCGGCATCCACCCGCGCGGCTGAACGCTCGACGAGCGGCGCCCACGGTTCCGCATGGCCGGCGCCCCACGCCACCGCCAGCGTGCCCGCAATCCGCTTGGGTGCGTGCGTGAAGGCGACCCCCGCGCCCACCCATCCATGCCCCGGTCCGGGCGCCAGGCGCAGCACCGACTGGCGCACCTGACCGGTCGGCGCGAAGGTCGACGTGGGACGCACCCGCATGATGGGATGGACCTGCTGCGACCGGATGGCGTGCCACCGCCGGGGGCTCCACAACCCCTGATCCGCCAGCGTGAGGACCTCCTGGTCGAGCGGCAGCGCGCTGCGGGCCCAGCGCAGCATCCGCTCCCAGTGCGGTTCCCACGCGCCCGGTTGGTTCGCCGGGACGATCACCCAGGCGACCGGCAGGGCAGCGCCCCGATAGAGGACGCTCATGCGCAGCAGAACGACGTCAGCGCGCCGATGGGAGGCATCCAGCCCGAGCACCAGCGGTCCGCCGGTCCAGTGCGCGCGAATCCAGCGGAGCAGGTCGGCGCCGCACGCCAGCGGACTGACCACCGGTGGCGCACCCGCCGCAGGTGGGTCGGCGGTGTTTATGAGATGGGCCGGGGCGGCGATCCAGGCGTCCCAGGCGTCCGCCAGGGTGGCGGCACGGGCGATCCCGGCAGTGGCGAGCGCTGGCGCCAGCGCGGGACGATTGGCGCTCCCCGCCAAGCGGGCGCCCAAGACCCAGCGGGACAGGGCGCGGCGCCGGTGACGCGACAAGCGCGGGAAGAGGGTCTGGATCTGCTGCTGCAGCAACCGTTCCGTGGGCGTGCGGGCCATTCCATCCTCCGTGTCTCGCGATCCTTCCATGATCATGCTACCGACGGATCGGCCCGTGCGTTCGGTGGAACGGAAACGGTTGACAATCTGCCTGCGAATCCCCCCCCTTTCAACCCACAAGGGGAGAAGGGGGTTGGGGGGATGAGGGGCAAAAGCGCACGGGAATGCAGAAAACCGCTCATCTCTCCCAAGAACTCTACCTTTGAGAACCCGCAATACCCCCTGCAGTGCGACAGAACTTCAATTGACAACTCACCGCTCCTGGATTAGACTCACAGCATCCTGCTGCACTCTCCGCGATACTGCAATGGAGCAACCCGATGAACCTGAGCGATTACACGTTTCAGCCAGACCTGGCGCGCGCCACGACGATTCCGGCGCGCTGGTATATCGATCCGCAGATGCTGACGATCGAGGAAGAGCGTATTTTTGGGCGCACCTGGCAACTCGTCGGGCGGACGGAGCACGTTCGTAATCCGGGCGACTACTTTACCTGTTCGGTTATCAACGAGCCGCTGGTCGTCACCCGCGACACCGCCGGGAAATTGCACGCCTTCTACAACGTCTGCCGCCATCGCGCCGGTTCGGTCGCTGAGGGATGCGGCAATCGCAAGACACTCCAGTGCAGTTACCACGCCTGGACATACAACCTTGATGGGACGCTGCGCTCGACGCCGGAATTCGAGGGGGTGGAAGATTTTGACCGGGCGGATTATGGTTTGCGCCCCGTGCAGGTGGATACGTGGGGTCCGTTCGTCTTTGTGAACCTTGACATGCAGGCGCCGCCGTTGCGCGAGGTGCTTGGCGCTATTCCTGAAGAGACGGCGAATATGCCACTGGAGCGCATGGGGTTCTACAAGCGGGTGGATTACGAAATTGCCTGCAACTGGAAAGTGTATGTCGATAACTATCTGGAAGGGTATCACATTCCGGTTGCGCATCCGGGGTTGTTCAAGGAAATCGATTACAAACAGTACCGTGTCGAGACGTTCCGCTACTACTCGAAGCAGCACGCACCGATCCGCGAAAATCCCGATTCGCTCTACCGGCGGCACCTGGAAGAAGGCGCGCCCGCGCAGGCGCTCTACTACTGGATCTTTCCCAACCTGATGCTCAATATCTATCCGGACAATCTCCAGATCAACATCATTCTGCCGCTGGGACACGAGCGAACGCTGACGATTTTCGAGTGGTATGTTCTCGATGTTGATCGCCCCGAAGTGGCGGAAGAGTTTCACCGCTCGTTCAAGTTCAGCGACGTGGTGCAGAAGGAAGACATCGAGATCTGCGAGGCGGTGCAGAAGCGGCTGCGATCACGCTCCTACAACGTTGGGCGCTTTTCGGTGCTCCGTGAGAACGGCGTGCACCACTTCCACGGATTGCTCGCCGAATATCTGCAGCGCGCCTGATTACCCGAACAGCAGGTCGGTCGCCACGTTCCAGCCGGGGATGACCTGGCTCGGAATGACCGCCTGCCCGCGATAGACGTGTTCGGCGCGGTACGCCCCGCCGACCAGGGTGAGCAACTCAACCGCGCGATGCCCTGGATCGGCGATCCAGTATTCGCGGATTCCGGCGGCGGCGTACAGGTCGCGCTTCTCGCGCCGGTCGTAACTGGCGGTGCCGGGTGAAACCACCTCCACCACCAGGTCTGGCGGTCCCACGATCCGTTGCGTCGTGATCGTCGCGGCGCCACCGTTCAGAATGACCACAACATCTGGCTGGACGACGGTCACCGGACTGAGTTCGACATCGAGCGGCGCTGTGAAGACCCGGCCATGCCCTGCGGCTTCGATGAAGACGAAAAAGTGGTGGGCAATGCGCAACGCTGCAGCCTGATGTTCCGGGTTCGGGGCAGGCGCCATACGCAGGTCTCCCTCGATCAGTTCATAGCGCTGCCCGTCCTCCGGCAGGCGCTCATAGTCGGCCACCGTCCACCGTCCGCCGGGAGGTGGCGGCAGATGTGCAGCCGGTCCTGCCACAGGAAGAATGTCAACCGTCATAGACGCCATCCAGTCACAGGGATATGGTCTTTCCACGGGTTGCTCGCCGAATATCTGCAACGTGCGTGATTATCCGAACAGCAGGTCGGTCGCCACGTTCCAGCCGGGGATGACCTGGCTCGGAATGACCGCCTGCCCGCGATAGACGTGTTCGGCGCGGTACGCCCCGCCGACCAGGGTGAGCAACTCAACCGCGCGATGCCCCGGATCGGCGATCCAGTATTCGCGGATTCCGGCGGCGGCGTACAGGTCGCGCTTCTCGCGCCGGTCGTAACTGGCGGTGCCGGGGGATACCACTTCCACCACCAGGTCTGGCGGTCCCACGATCCGTTGCGTCGTGATCGTCGCGGCGCCGCCGTTCAGAATGACCACGATATCCGACTGGACGATGGTCACCGGACTGAGTTCGACATCGAGCGGCGCTGTGAAGACCCGGCCATGCCCTGCTAATTGCACACATTGCATCAGGTGATAGAAGATCAGCCCACTCGCAGTCTGATGTTCCGGATTCGGGGCAGGCGCCATACGCAACTCTCCCTCGATCAGTTCATAGCGCTGCCCGTCCTCCGGCAGGCGCTCATAGTCGGCCACCGTCCACCGTCCACCGGGGGGTGGCGGTAGATGCGCAACCGGTCCTGCCACAGGAAGAATATCAACCGTCATAGACGCACATCCGGTCGCATAGGGAAGCTCTGCGACCCTGAATCCACACCATCTGCCACATTGTAGCACACGAACCTGAAACGGAAGAGGAGCCACTCTCAGGCGGGTAAGGGATTGCTACCCGGCTGAGGGCGCTGCCGCCTGTTCGTCGGCAGTCCGGCGTTTGGGAACGAAACGCGCCAGGATGATTCCCAATTCGTACAACAGATACATGGGAATGGCGAGCAGCAGCAGGTTGTAGGGATCGCCGGTGGGGGTGATGAACGCGGCGATGATAAAGATAATGACGATAGCGTACCGTCGTGTCGATGCCAGGCGTGCGGCAGTGACGACGCCAAGACGCGCCATCACATACACGATTGCGGGCAACTGAAAGATCAGCCCATTCCAGAGGAGAAGCGTCGCAACGGTGCCGATGAAACTATCGACGCGCGGCTGAGTGATAATCGTCGTTCCATCGACGCCAAAACCGAGGAGAAAGCCAAGCGCCGCCGGGACGGTGAAGAACCAGCCAAACGCAACGCCTGCAATGAACAGTTCGGTGACAAACGGGAGCGCGATGAACAGCACGCGCTTTTCGTGCGGGAGCAGGCCGGGCAGAAAGAATGCCACAATCTGATAGAGCACGAAGGGCATGGCCAGCGTGATGCCGACCACCAGCGCCATACGCATATATGCAAAGAAGACTTCGCCGGTATCGATACCCTGCAACTGCGTGCCAGGCGGCGCCAGGTGGCGCACCAGAAAAACCGGCAGCGCTTCGCCCAGTAGCACCGGACTGTTCACGATCCAGAACCCGATCATCGTTCCGATAGCGATCGCAACCAGCGATTTGACCAGCCGATCGCGCAGTTCCAGCAGATGAGGCACAAACGCACGCCACACATCGCCAATACTGGTGAACTCGGTCAGGCTCGACACTGCCTCCTCGCCGTCCGCCGGAACGTCGTCCTTAA
Encoded here:
- the hypE gene encoding hydrogenase expression/formation protein HypE; amino-acid sequence: MSDGLNFEGWVCPLPLRDHPNIIMGHGGGGKLSAELIEHLFLPAFAEAGAVDMGDAALITVGGMRLAYSTDSFVVRPLFFPGGNIGELAVNGTVNDIAMRGAQPLFLSAGFILEEGMSLDRLAAIAGSMGAAARRAGVKLVAGDTKVVDRGHGDGVYINTSGFGIIPEGVDIGPTRAQPGDVIIVSGTIGDHGIAILSVREGLEFGAPIESDTAPLNGLVADMLDETRTIHVLRDPTRGGVASALNEIARASQVGIVIDERKLPVQDAVRAACELLGMDPIYVANEGKLIAIAPPADADRLLARMRAHPQGRQAAIIGHVTADHPGIVAARTGIGGTRIVDMMVGEQLPRIC
- a CDS encoding aromatic ring-hydroxylating oxygenase subunit alpha, giving the protein MNLSDYTFQPDLARATTIPARWYIDPQMLTIEEERIFGRTWQLVGRTEHVRNPGDYFTCSVINEPLVVTRDTAGKLHAFYNVCRHRAGSVAEGCGNRKTLQCSYHAWTYNLDGTLRSTPEFEGVEDFDRADYGLRPVQVDTWGPFVFVNLDMQAPPLREVLGAIPEETANMPLERMGFYKRVDYEIACNWKVYVDNYLEGYHIPVAHPGLFKEIDYKQYRVETFRYYSKQHAPIRENPDSLYRRHLEEGAPAQALYYWIFPNLMLNIYPDNLQINIILPLGHERTLTIFEWYVLDVDRPEVAEEFHRSFKFSDVVQKEDIEICEAVQKRLRSRSYNVGRFSVLRENGVHHFHGLLAEYLQRA
- the tatC gene encoding twin-arginine translocase subunit TatC → MEFTSTQLIIIVTVLTVLILLPLLVILLVRIFIKDDVPADGEEAVSSLTEFTSIGDVWRAFVPHLLELRDRLVKSLVAIAIGTMIGFWIVNSPVLLGEALPVFLVRHLAPPGTQLQGIDTGEVFFAYMRMALVVGITLAMPFVLYQIVAFFLPGLLPHEKRVLFIALPFVTELFIAGVAFGWFFTVPAALGFLLGFGVDGTTIITQPRVDSFIGTVATLLLWNGLIFQLPAIVYVMARLGVVTAARLASTRRYAIVIIFIIAAFITPTGDPYNLLLLAIPMYLLYELGIILARFVPKRRTADEQAAAPSAG
- a CDS encoding Uma2 family endonuclease is translated as MTVDILPVAGPAAHLPPPPGGRWTVADYERLPEDGQRYELIEGDLRMAPAPNPEHQAAALRIAHHFFVFIEAAGHGRVFTAPLDVELSPVTVVQPDVVVILNGGAATITTQRIVGPPDLVVEVVSPGTASYDRREKRDLYAAAGIREYWIADPGHRAVELLTLVGGAYRAEHVYRGQAVIPSQVIPGWNVATDLLFG
- a CDS encoding Uma2 family endonuclease, giving the protein MTVDILPVAGPVAHLPPPPGGRWTVADYERLPEDGQRYELIEGELRMAPAPNPEHQTASGLIFYHLMQCVQLAGHGRVFTAPLDVELSPVTIVQSDIVVILNGGAATITTQRIVGPPDLVVEVVSPGTASYDRREKRDLYAAAGIREYWIADPGHRAVELLTLVGGAYRAEHVYRGQAVIPSQVIPGWNVATDLLFG
- the hypD gene encoding hydrogenase formation protein HypD → MKYLDEYRDPELAQRLFAEIRRITTRPWAIMEVCGGQTHSIIRNGIDQLLPEEIELIHGPGCPVCVTPLEIIDKALAIASRPNVIFCSFGDMLRVPGSAKDLFRVKSEGGDVRIVYSPLDAVRLAQQHPDREVVFFGIGFETTAPANAMAVLQAHRLGLRNFSMLVSHVLVPPAISAIMESPTNRVQGFLAAGHVCSVMGTWQYQPLVERYRVPIVVTGFEPLDVLEGIRRVILQLESGRAELDNAYERAVRSEGNVAAQQVLSEVFEVTDRAWRGIGVIPQSGWRLRDAYRAYDAETRFAVSDIQTRESPICRSGEVLQGMLKPNQCAAFGKECTPRTPLGATMVSSEGACAAYYQYGRFIKAEEVGVAR